CGCCGCGGATCCGATCGTCGAACGACCCGCGAACAGACGACGATCGTCGAATCGCCCGCGGAGACGATCCGATCGTCGAACGTCCCGGAGCGACACTCGGGTCCGGCCCGGTGCTGGTCGATCCGTCGACGATCGATCCGGCTACCGCCCGCGGAACGGCCGACTCGCAGTTCAGACCGTCGATTTCCAGGTGAAGATATACGAAAGACTTATTTTCACATCTGGAAAACCATCCGGTATCATTGTCTGATGAGCCTCTCTAACCTGCTCTCCGCGCTGCTCCCTGCGTCGGACCCGGAATCGAAGACACCGGCCACCGCGTCCGCAGACGACGACGCGTCCTCCGCGGCGGTCGTCCACGAGTGTCGGACCTGCGGAACGAACGTGTCGACCGACACGACTCGCTGTCCGGCCTGTGACGGCGAGGACATCGTGACCTACTCGATCGACTGAGCCGCTCGTCGAGGCGGCCTGTCGGTTCGCTCGTCGTCTCGCGTCACCTCGAGCGGTTCGTTCTCCTCGGCGTCGAGCCAGATCGCGATGCCGAGCGAGACGATTCCGATCAGGACGGCGACGAACGACGTCAGGACTGCGGTGAACCCGTCGCCGTCTCCGGCCGCTCGCCGGACTGCACCGGCGAGTCCGGCCACGCCACCGGCCAGCCCCGTCGCCCCGCCGGCGTAGAAGACGACCGCGGGGTGGAACTCCTGGACGACGTATCGCGTCTTCAGTCGCCAGATGAAACTCCGGAGCAGGAGCAACGAGACGAACCTGACGAACGGAAGGTACCGGATACTGCTCTCTTCGTCGCCGTAGACGGCCGACATCGGTACGTCCGCGACGCGACAGCCGTGGACGTTGAGGTGGGTCAGCAGGTGGTTGAGGAAGCCGTACCGGTCGGTGATCGCGTCGAGGTCGAGTTCCTCGATCGTCTCCCTGGAGATGGCGGTGTACCCGTTCTGGGGATCCCCGATCCCCCAGTAGCCGGACGCGAACTTCGAGAGGCCGGTCAGCGCGGCGTTGCCGACGAATCGGAACGTCGACATCCCGTTCCGATCTTCGGGGTCGAGCAGTCGATTCCCCTTCGCGTAGTCCGCCTCGCCGATCGCGACGGGGTCGACGATCCGGTCCAGGATTTCGGGATCCATCTGTCCGTCGCCGTCCATCACGGCGATCACGTCGATCCCGTCGGCGGCGGCGCGTTCGTAGCCCGTCTTCACGGCGCCGCCGGGACCCCGGTTTTCCTCGTGGCGGATCGGGACGACGCGTCGTCCGTCGCCGCCGTCGGCGATCGCTTTCTCCGGTTCGGACGCGTCGTTGATCCGGGATGCGACCCGCTGGATCACGTCCCACGAAGCGTCCGGCGACGCGTCGTCGACCACGTAAATCCGATCGGCGAACGCGGGGATGGTCTCGATCACGCTGCCGACGAACGATTCCTCCTCGTACGCGGTCACGACGACCCCGATCGATTTGCCCTTATACATCGTCACCTCCGTCCGTCTCGGTGCGACCGGGAGCGGTCGTCAGTTCGTCCGGCGTCCGCCCGGTGTCGTGTGCCCCGTCCCCCTCGAATCCGCGCGGTGCGCGCCCGTCACGGGAGCCGGCGAGCGTGTACGTCCGGTGGCCGGTGCCCGAGAGATCGAACGCATCGCGACCGTCGACGACCACCATCGGATCGAGTTCGGCCCACGGAATCTCGTCGAACGCCTCGTGGGGGGTCACGACGACGGCGGCGTCGAGTTCGGCCGCGGCGAGTTCGTCGATCTCGATCGGCCGAACCCCGTAATCGCCCGGATCGACGAGCGGATCGACGCCGGCGACGGCCGCGCCGCGCTCGGTCAGTTCGTCGACGACCCCGAGTGCCGGCGAGGCGCGGGTCTCCTCGACGCCGGGTCGGTACGTCAGTCCGAGCACGGCCACCGTGGCGTTCGCGAGGGCGTCGCCAGTCGCCGCCAGTTCCCGTTCGAGTCGGTCGACGACGACGGTCGGCATCGCGTCGTTGACCTCCCGGGCGGTCCGGGTCAGGGCCATCGGTTCGTCCATTCGCGACAACAGGAAGTGCGGGTAGTACGGGATGCAGTGGCCGCCGACGCCGGGACCGGGATCGTGCAACTGACACATCGGCAGATCGTTCGCCGTGTCGATCGCCTCCCTGACCGAAATCTCGAGTTCGTCGGCCAGCCGACCCAGTTCGTTCGCGAGCGCGATGTTGACGTCGCGGTACACGCCCTCGAACACCTTCACCGCTTCCGCGGTGGTCGCGTCGGAGACCGGGTGCACCTCGTTGGCCGAGAGTTCGTCGTAGACGATCGCGGCTGCGCGAGTACTCTCGTCGTCGACGCCGCCGACGACCTTCGGGTAGTGGCCGCGGATGTCCCGCAGTGCGGTTCCCGAGGACGTCCGTTCCGGACAGAACGCGAGACCGAACTCGTCGGGGTCGAGACCGCTTTCGCTCGTCAGGTGGGGTTTCAGGACGTCCCGACAGGTTCCCGGCGGCAGGGTCGATTCTGCGACGACCAGATCACCCGGTTCGAGCCCGGCCGCGATGTCGTCCGCGACGGACTCGACGGTGATGAGGGTCGGCCTGTCGTGCTCGTCGAGCAGCGTGGGGACGATGACGACGTGAATCCGTGCTTCCGCGGCGGCCGCCGGGCCCTCGGTCGTCGCGTCGAGCCGATCGGCCGCGACCTGGTCCGCGACGAGGTCGTCGAGGCCGGGTTCGCCGACGACGTGGCTCTCGCCGTCGACAACCGTCTCGACCACGGTCGGATCCACGTCGACGCCGGTCACGTTCCCCGTCGTTTCGGCGTAGACCGCGGCGAGCGGCAACCCCATCTTGCCGAGTCCGTAGACGGCGACCGGGACGTCTCCCCCCGTCAGGAACGCACGGAGCCGGTCCTCGGGAAGTTCGGTGTCGTACGGCCCGATCGCGTCGCGATCGTCGGCCCCGACCGGATCCGTCACGCTTCCACCTCCCGTTCCGGTGGGGACGGGTCGTCCGCGACGAGCGAGTCGATCCGCTGGATCGTCTCGAGTGCCGCGATTCCGTCTTCAGGGGGAACTTCGGCCTTCGAATCGGTCCGGACGGCCTCGACGAACGCTTCGAGTTCGTGTCGCAACGGTTCGCCGTTCGATACCCGCGGCCGTTCGACGACGCTCTCGTGGCGATACCGGTTCTGCCCGTCGTCCGTGAGGTACTCGGGATACGAGTCCCGGTGGATCAGGACGGACTGTTCCAGGTAGTCGACCTCCACGAGACACTCGCGAGCGGTCACCGTCAGTTTCCGGACTTTCTTCTGTGTCAGGCGACTCGCCGTCAGCGACGCGATCACGCCGTCGTACTGCATTGTCGCCGTCGCGTACTGGCCGTCGTCAGTTCCCGTCCCGGTGATCGTGCTCGGCTGTTCGTCGAGAATCGCTCCGACGACGTCGACGTCGTGGACCATCAGGTCGAAGACGACGTTGCCGCGGGCCGTGCGATCGACCGGCGGTCCCAGCCGTTCGGCCTCGACGGCGATCACGTCGAGGTCGTCGATCAACTCGGTCAGGGTCTGGACGGCGGGGTTGAACCGCTCGATGTGGCCCACCTGCAGGACGAGTCCCGCGTCCCGGGCCTTCGCCGCGAGCGCACGCCCGTCGGCGACCGACCCGGCGATCGGTTTCTCCACGAGGACGTGGGTCCCGGCCTCGAGACAGGTCGAGACGACGTCGACGTGGGCGTGTGTCGGCACGGCGACGGTCACGAGGTCACAGCGATCGAGCAACGTGTCGATGGTGACGGCCGCTGCCCCGAACTCGCCCGCGACTCGCCGTGCAACGGTTCGATCCCGATCGCAAACCCCGACGAGGTCGACGTTCGGGAGTTCGCTGTACACGCGTGCGTGATTTTCGCCCATCGAGCCGACGCCGATGACGCCGGCCCGAAATTGAGTATCGTCTGTCATTTGCTGGTGTAGTGGTCCCGTACTGCCTCGACGACGGTACGGCGATCCCGTTCGGAGAGTCCGGGGTGGACGGGTAACGAGAGCACGGCGTCGGCCGCCCGTTCCGCTCGCGGCAGCCGCGTCGCGGCCGTACTCACCGACTCGTAGGCGGGCTGGCGGTGGATCGGCGTCTCGTAGTAGACTGCGGTGTCGACGCCGTGTGCGTCCAGCGTGGCCGCCAGTTCCGCCCGATCGTCCGTCCGGACCGTGTACTGGTGATAGGCGTGGCGATACCCCCGCGGCTCCGTCGGCGTCTCGACCGGCAGTTCGGCCAGTTCCTCGTCGTAGACCGCCGCGTTCTCCCGTCGTGCGTCGTTGAACGATGGCAAGCGTTCGAGCTGGGCGCGGCCGATGGCCGCGGCGAGGCTCGTCAGCCGGTGATTGTGGCCCAGTTCGACGTGGTCGTACCCGCCGGTCCCCGTCTCGGCGCGACCGTGGTTGACGTAGCGGGCGACGCCGTCGGCGACGTCCGTCCGGGTCGTGGTGACCATCCCGCCCTCCCCGGTCGTCATGTTCTTCGTCGGGTAAAACGAGAAGCAGGCGGCGTCTCCGAACTGGCCGACGCGCTTCCCCCGGATCGTCGCGCCGTGGGCCTGACAGGCATCTTCGACGACGAACAGGTCGTAGTCGTCGGCGACGTCGAGCAGCGCCGGCATGTCAGCGGCCAGCCCGTAGAGGTGAACGGGCAACAGGCCGACGACGTCCTCTCGCTTCCCGACGACGCGTTCGACGGCTTCGGGATCGATCGTGTACGTCTCCGGGTCGATGTCGGCGAAGACCGGGACGCCGCCCGCGAGCCTGATGGCGTTCGCGCTCGCCACGAAGGAGAACGGGGAGGTAACGACCGCGTCTCCCTCCTCGAGACCGAGGGCCTCGAGTGCGGCGTGCAAGGCCGTCGTCCCGTTCGAGGTCGCGACGGCACGATCGGCGCCGCAGAAGGCGGCGAATTCCTTCTCGAAGGCCCTGACTTCCGGTCCGTCGGCGAGCGCACCTTTTTCGAGGACCGACCGGACCCGATCGACGGCGGCCCCGCCGAGGTCGGGATCCGCGATCGGAACCGTCTCGTACCCGGCGTCCGACTCGAGCGACTCCGCGTCGGCACCGGCGTCGCTGCTGTCCGTTCCGGCGTCGATGTCAGTTTCGACGTCAGTATCGGTGTCTGTGTTCGTCATGCGAGCTGATTCGGCCCTTCCAGGGGCTCGGGAAGCGATCGTACCGTGGCCGGCGTTCCGACTGCGAGCGTGTCGGCCGGCACGTCCTCGGTGACGACGGCACCTGCCGCGACGAACGCGTTCGCCCCGACCGTGACGCCGGGGAGCAACGTCGCGTTCGCCCCGATCGACGCACCCTCCTCGATCGTCGGACCCTCGAGCCCGTCGTCGGTCCGAATCGGGTACTCGTCGTTGGTCAGGACCGCACCCGGGCCGACGAAGACGTTGTCCGCGATCGTGGTCTGGGTCGGGACGTAGACGTTCGTCTGTAAGCTCACGTGGGAGCCGATCGTCGTCTGGCCGTCGATGACGGTCTTCGTCCCGACGAGCACGTCGTCACCCACGGTCGTGCCCTCCCGGACCAGCACGTCGTGTCCGGTCGTGAACCCGTCACCGATCGTCACGTCGCCGTAGACGATCGAGCCGGCCCTGATCGTCGCCCCGTCGCCGACCCGCGTCGGTTCGTCGAACTCGCCGTAGCCGATCGTGGCGTCGTCGTCGACGGTACAGTTCGTTCCGCTGACGAACTCAGCCACCGCGACACACCTCGATTACGTTCGGGCGGGTTGACCCGATCGCCGTCCGTTCGTCGATGTTCTCGTCGGAATCAGTGTCCTTCATGCAGTATCGATACCCGCGTGGGCAGTCGTCCTGACACAGCCGGTAACGAGGCTTTGTTATCCCGACCCTGAGTGGTCCGTAGCCGCGAACTACACGGGCAACGATATCGGAGTCGGGAGTCCGACGGCTGGGGACCGGTCGATACCGTATTCTTCCGCCTTCGTCGTTCACGGTACCGGAAACATTAGATTAGCCGTCAGTCACGAGCCCTAACTGGTACAATTCCCTTTCTCGAGGGTAGCTGAGCGATAGTAAAGGGACTCAGGGTGTCACACTGGTGTGTGCGGTATCCGAACACACCCGGACGCCGGGAACGCGAGAGCATCCCATGACTGACAGTGAACTCACGCAAGCTGAACTGTTCGACGTGTTCAGTAACGCCCGGAGACGACGGACGGTCCAGTATCTGAAACGAAACGGTGGCTCCTGTGACCTCGCTCCCCTCGTCGAGCAGGTCGCCGCCTGGGAGAACGAGACGGCTCCCGAGGACGTGACCCGGACGCAACGACGCCGAGTCTACATCTCGCTCTACCAGACGCACCTGCCCATGCTCGAGGATCACGCGATCGTCGACTGGAATCCAGACGACCACACGATCGATCTCCTGCCCAGCGAGGAACTGTTCGAACCCTACCTCGATCGCCGACTCGAGGATCAGCGATCGTGGCACCGGATCTACGCGTCGGTGACGACGCTCGGCGTCGTCGGACTCGCGGTGTCGTGGCTCTCGATCGGTCCGATATCGACCGCGATCGCTCCCGTCGTCGCGCTGGTGCTGTGTGTCGTCGTCCTCGGCGTCGCGCTCGCACAGCACGTCGCTCGCCAGCCCGACGTCGGGCGCTCTTTCGGCAACGTTGGCCGGTAGTCGACGCCGTCTCCAGTCACAGTTCGGGTGGATCGACGCCCCGATCGAACGGGATGTCGAGCCGCTATTTTGCGGTTCCGCGACGCGCACTCTGACGCCACCACCGTCGACGGCGCGCTCCTATCGGTGTGACGATCGGCGACGTACTGATGGTGTGAGGATCGACAGCGTGCTGACGGTGTGAGGATCGGTCACGTACTGTCGACGTGACGATCAGCGACGCTACGCTATCGTCGCGAGCATCGATGGCGCTATTCCGTCGTGACCGTCACCCAGAAGTAGGTATCCTCCATCGCGTTCTCGTTGGTCGGTTCCGCCGGCGGTTCCTCGTCGTACAGCAGGATGCTGATGCGGACGGTCTCACCCGGGTCCGCCGTGGGCGTGATCTCCCGCTCGCCGGTTCCGGTTCCCCCGTCCGAGACGGAGGCGTCCATTTCGCGTAACTGTTCTCGTTCGACGACCTCGCCGTCGACGACGGTCTGTTGCTGGACGACGAGCGTATAGTCCTTGTGGTCACCCTCCTGGTTCTCGATCGAGATCGTGACCGGGATCGACTCACCGGGGGCGACCTCGTCCGGCAGTTCGCCGGCGACCAGTTCGCCCTCCTCGTTCTCCGTGTACAGCCCCAACTCCGTGAAGCCACCCGCCGATACCGGTGCGAGTAACGCCAGCACCAGCGCACCGGCGGCGACACCGATCGTCACGACCAGGAGCACCGACGACAACCTGAAGCTGCCGCTTCCGGTCCCCCGAAGTCGGTCCAGCGCGGCGAGCGGCGAGACGGTGAACCGTTTCGACTGCGGCGTTCGAAGCCGGCGAACGACGCCCAGTTGTGCGAACCCGATCGTCACGACGGCGAGAGCAGCCGTGGACGACGCCGTATCGAATCCCCAGTCGGTCAACGGGAGGACGAGCGCTACCAGTGGCGCGATCGCGAGCGAGAGCG
The nucleotide sequence above comes from Halosolutus halophilus. Encoded proteins:
- a CDS encoding DUF7344 domain-containing protein, producing MTDSELTQAELFDVFSNARRRRTVQYLKRNGGSCDLAPLVEQVAAWENETAPEDVTRTQRRRVYISLYQTHLPMLEDHAIVDWNPDDHTIDLLPSEELFEPYLDRRLEDQRSWHRIYASVTTLGVVGLAVSWLSIGPISTAIAPVVALVLCVVVLGVALAQHVARQPDVGRSFGNVGR
- a CDS encoding acyltransferase, whose product is MAEFVSGTNCTVDDDATIGYGEFDEPTRVGDGATIRAGSIVYGDVTIGDGFTTGHDVLVREGTTVGDDVLVGTKTVIDGQTTIGSHVSLQTNVYVPTQTTIADNVFVGPGAVLTNDEYPIRTDDGLEGPTIEEGASIGANATLLPGVTVGANAFVAAGAVVTEDVPADTLAVGTPATVRSLPEPLEGPNQLA
- a CDS encoding DegT/DnrJ/EryC1/StrS family aminotransferase encodes the protein MTNTDTDTDVETDIDAGTDSSDAGADAESLESDAGYETVPIADPDLGGAAVDRVRSVLEKGALADGPEVRAFEKEFAAFCGADRAVATSNGTTALHAALEALGLEEGDAVVTSPFSFVASANAIRLAGGVPVFADIDPETYTIDPEAVERVVGKREDVVGLLPVHLYGLAADMPALLDVADDYDLFVVEDACQAHGATIRGKRVGQFGDAACFSFYPTKNMTTGEGGMVTTTRTDVADGVARYVNHGRAETGTGGYDHVELGHNHRLTSLAAAIGRAQLERLPSFNDARRENAAVYDEELAELPVETPTEPRGYRHAYHQYTVRTDDRAELAATLDAHGVDTAVYYETPIHRQPAYESVSTAATRLPRAERAADAVLSLPVHPGLSERDRRTVVEAVRDHYTSK
- a CDS encoding glycosyltransferase family 2 protein, which produces MYKGKSIGVVVTAYEEESFVGSVIETIPAFADRIYVVDDASPDASWDVIQRVASRINDASEPEKAIADGGDGRRVVPIRHEENRGPGGAVKTGYERAAADGIDVIAVMDGDGQMDPEILDRIVDPVAIGEADYAKGNRLLDPEDRNGMSTFRFVGNAALTGLSKFASGYWGIGDPQNGYTAISRETIEELDLDAITDRYGFLNHLLTHLNVHGCRVADVPMSAVYGDEESSIRYLPFVRFVSLLLLRSFIWRLKTRYVVQEFHPAVVFYAGGATGLAGGVAGLAGAVRRAAGDGDGFTAVLTSFVAVLIGIVSLGIAIWLDAEENEPLEVTRDDERTDRPPRRAAQSIE
- a CDS encoding Gfo/Idh/MocA family protein, with translation MTDDTQFRAGVIGVGSMGENHARVYSELPNVDLVGVCDRDRTVARRVAGEFGAAAVTIDTLLDRCDLVTVAVPTHAHVDVVSTCLEAGTHVLVEKPIAGSVADGRALAAKARDAGLVLQVGHIERFNPAVQTLTELIDDLDVIAVEAERLGPPVDRTARGNVVFDLMVHDVDVVGAILDEQPSTITGTGTDDGQYATATMQYDGVIASLTASRLTQKKVRKLTVTARECLVEVDYLEQSVLIHRDSYPEYLTDDGQNRYRHESVVERPRVSNGEPLRHELEAFVEAVRTDSKAEVPPEDGIAALETIQRIDSLVADDPSPPEREVEA
- a CDS encoding DUF1616 domain-containing protein, translated to MSHRTNTWTRIGLVRRYPSDLALVSVAAVLAYVVIANLPAGSALRLAATVPLVLFLPGYAFVSLLFPAAERDAQAAATRAPEQRPRGIDAIERFGLAIALSLAIAPLVALVLPLTDWGFDTASSTAALAVVTIGFAQLGVVRRLRTPQSKRFTVSPLAALDRLRGTGSGSFRLSSVLLVVTIGVAAGALVLALLAPVSAGGFTELGLYTENEEGELVAGELPDEVAPGESIPVTISIENQEGDHKDYTLVVQQQTVVDGEVVEREQLREMDASVSDGGTGTGEREITPTADPGETVRISILLYDEEPPAEPTNENAMEDTYFWVTVTTE
- a CDS encoding nucleotide sugar dehydrogenase; protein product: MGPYDTELPEDRLRAFLTGGDVPVAVYGLGKMGLPLAAVYAETTGNVTGVDVDPTVVETVVDGESHVVGEPGLDDLVADQVAADRLDATTEGPAAAAEARIHVVIVPTLLDEHDRPTLITVESVADDIAAGLEPGDLVVAESTLPPGTCRDVLKPHLTSESGLDPDEFGLAFCPERTSSGTALRDIRGHYPKVVGGVDDESTRAAAIVYDELSANEVHPVSDATTAEAVKVFEGVYRDVNIALANELGRLADELEISVREAIDTANDLPMCQLHDPGPGVGGHCIPYYPHFLLSRMDEPMALTRTAREVNDAMPTVVVDRLERELAATGDALANATVAVLGLTYRPGVEETRASPALGVVDELTERGAAVAGVDPLVDPGDYGVRPIEIDELAAAELDAAVVVTPHEAFDEIPWAELDPMVVVDGRDAFDLSGTGHRTYTLAGSRDGRAPRGFEGDGAHDTGRTPDELTTAPGRTETDGGDDV